A genomic segment from Parolsenella catena encodes:
- a CDS encoding DNA-deoxyinosine glycosylase, translating to MSAPRGAYQHIDHGFEPVFDERSRVLVLGSFPSVLSRANDFYYGNPQNRFWRVAAACLGEPVPATIAEKRWMLLAHGIALWDVIASCDIVGSSDASIRNVRPADIGRVTGVAPIERVVCNGAAAGRLYRRHLEPITGLPATMLPSTSPANAAWSLDRLIGRWSQELG from the coding sequence ATGAGCGCGCCACGTGGCGCCTACCAGCACATAGACCACGGCTTCGAGCCCGTGTTCGACGAGCGCTCGCGCGTGCTCGTGCTCGGGAGCTTCCCGAGCGTGCTGTCCCGGGCGAACGACTTCTACTATGGCAACCCCCAGAACCGCTTCTGGCGGGTTGCCGCCGCATGTCTCGGCGAGCCCGTGCCCGCCACGATCGCCGAGAAGCGGTGGATGCTGCTCGCGCACGGCATCGCGCTGTGGGACGTCATCGCAAGCTGCGACATCGTGGGCTCGAGCGACGCGAGCATCAGGAACGTGCGCCCCGCGGACATCGGTCGCGTCACCGGTGTGGCCCCCATCGAGCGCGTCGTCTGCAACGGTGCCGCGGCCGGGCGTCTCTACCGTCGCCATCTCGAGCCCATCACGGGCCTTCCCGCGACGATGCTTCCCAGCACGAGCCCGGCCAACGCCGCATGGTCGCTTGACCGCCTCATAGGGCGTTGGAGCCAAGAGCTTGGGTGA